A window of the Loxodonta africana isolate mLoxAfr1 chromosome 3, mLoxAfr1.hap2, whole genome shotgun sequence genome harbors these coding sequences:
- the NHSL3 gene encoding NHS-like protein 3 isoform X2, which yields MAARAPPAAPAAEEPGGPDGPLRRKKSRSGPSGLRRAFSWLRGKKRKKKAAGAEGAEPAAPRAKKADDKAKKTKGKGRGSAKAESDKRLSAGPGQGPGSVVDEHQDNVFFPSGRPPHLEELHTQAQEGLRSLQHQEKQKLNKAGWDHGDTQSIQSSRTGPDEDSVSFCSQTTSYTAESSTAEDALSIRSEMIQRKGSTFRPHDSFPKSSGKAGRRRRERRSTVLGLPQHVQKELGLQNKHEGPGTPRPPGPRDAVRIPTVDGRSAGLASGTGVRVSLQALEVEADTSAEAEAMLQHHIDRVYRDDTFIGRSTGARAPPLNRPMSLAVPGLTGGAGPPEPLSPAMSISPQATYLSKLIPHAVLPPTVDVVALGRCSLRTLSRCSLLSASPASIRSLGRFSSASSPRPRSRHPSSSSDTWSHSQSSETIVSDGSTLSSKGGSEGRPEGSVASTSVTAPPQGGSGRGSPSGGSTAEASDTGSIRSSGQLSGRSVSLRKLKRPPLPPRRTYSLHQRGSAAPDGPLGLPPKPERKQQPQLPRPPTTGGSEGVGAAPCPPSSAGSWVPGLSPGGSRRPPRSPERTLSPSSGYSSQSGTPTLPPKGLTGAPASPGKAQPPKPERVTSLRSPGVSVSSSLTSLCSSSSDPVPSDRSSSQMVTTLGDRFVIPPHPKVTAPFSPPPSKPKSPNQAASILAPGPVSTTDASPESPPIPQTSLTTPQESSVASKDQSPPPSPPPSYHPPPPPTKKPEVVGEALSAPETTEEPLQDPSWPPPPPPAPEEQDLSMADFPPPEEAFFSLAGTEPAGPSEPSEPASSLAALPPSATISSQSQTHGTPEPPAPPAPPPASSAPGLLAKLPQKEPVGCSKSSGASREDSGAPLVTPSLLQMVRLRSVGVPIGVPTPALGPSAPQKPLRRALSGRASPGSAPSGLHAAVRLKASSLAASEGLVGTQPSGPPEAEPRPPQSPASTASFIFSKGTKKLQLERPVSPETQADLQRNLVAELRSISEQRPSQTSKKPPKAPPPVARKPSVGVAPPASPSFPRAEPLSAPPTNGFLHAENRTKGELAENGGLVQLVGPEERKQGLPGSDPQKELV from the exons GCTCTGCCAAGGCTGAGAGTGACAAACGTCTAAGTGCAGGGCCCGGCCAGGGGCCAGGGTCTGTCGTGGATGAGCACCAGGACAATGTCTTCTTCCCCAGTGGGCGACCACCTCACCTGGAGGAGCTGCATACGCAGGCCCAGGAGGGGCTCCGTTCCCTACAGCACCAAG aaaaacagaagctgAACAAGGCTGGCTGGGACCATGGAGATACCCAGAGCATTCAG TCCTCCCGGACGGGGCCAGATGAAGACAGCGTCTCCTTCTGCAGCCAGACCACATCCTACACGGCTGAGAGCTCCACAGCAGAGGACGCACTCTCCATCCGCTCAGAGATGATCCAGCGCAAAG GCTCCACCTTCCGACCCCATGACTCATTTCCCAAATCATCCGGAAaggcagggcggcggcggcgagaGCGGCGGAGCACCGTGCTGGGATTGCCACAGCATGTGCAGAAGGAACTTG GCCTGCAGAACAAACATGAGGGACCAGGTACTCCTCGGCCTCCTGGCCCCCGGGATGCTGTACGCATCCCCACAGTGGATGGCCGCTCGGCAGGCCTGGCCTCAGGGACGGGGGTCCGGGTGTCCCTGCAGGCGCTGGAGGTGGAGGCAGACACCAGTGCCGAGGCAGAGGCCATGCTGCAGCACCACATTGACCGTGTCTACCGGGATGATACCTTCATTGGCCGGTCCACGGGGGCCCGGGCCCCGCCACTGAACCGGCCCATGTCCCTGGCAGTGCCTGGGCTGACAGGAGGGGCGGGGCCTCCAGAGCCCCTAAGCCCAGCCATGTCCATCTCGCCCCAGGCCACCTACCTATCGAAGCTGATCCCACACGCAGTGTTGCCACCCACAGTGGATGTGGTGGCCCTGGGCCGCTGCAGCCTGCGCACACTGAGCCGCTGCAGCCTGCTCTCGGCCAGCCCAGCCTCCATCCGCTCGCTGGGCCGCTTCTCCTCAGCCTCGAGTCCACGGCCCCGCAGCCGCCACCCGTCCTCCTCCAGTGACACCTGGAGCCACTCTCAGTCCTCTGAGACCATTGTGTCTGATGGCTCCACTCTTTCCTCTAAGGGTGGCTCTGAGGGCCGGCCAGAGGGCTCTGTGGCTAGTACTAGTGTGACAGCCCCTCCCCAGGGGGGCAGTGGGAGGGGTTCTCCCAGTGGGGGCAGCACTGCTGAGGCCTCAGACACAGGCAGCATTCGGAGCAGTGGGCAGTTGTCTGGCCGGAGCGTGTCCCTGCGTAAGCTGAAGCGGCCCCCTCTACCCCCCCGCCGGACCTACTCACTCCATCAGCGGGGCTCAGCAGCCCCTGATGGGCCCTTGGGGTTGCCGCCCAAGCCTGAGAGGAAGCAGCAGCCACAGCTGCCTCGGCCTCCCACCACTGGTGGCTCAGAAGGGGTGGGGGCGGCACCCTGTCCACCCAGCTCAGCAGGCAGCTGGGTGCCTGGCTTATCTCCGGGTGGCTCCCGGCGTCCCCCACGCTCCCCAGAACGGACACTGTCACCCTCCAGTGGCTATTCAAGCCAAAGTGGTACCCCTACCCTTCCTCCCAAGGGTCTGACAGGTGCCCCCGCTTCCCCAGGCAAGGCCCAGCCCCCTAAGCCAGAGCGGGTCACTTCCCTGCGATCTCCTGGGGTCTCCGTCTCCTCCTCCCTCACTTCTTTGTGTTCCTCCTCCTCCGACCCAGTCCCCTCAGACCGATCTAGTTCACAGATGGTGACCACCCTGGGTGACAGGTTCGTCATACCTCCTCACCCCAAGGTGACTgcccccttctccccacccccctcTAAGCCCAAGAGCCCTAACCAGGCTGCTTCCATTCTGGCTCCTGGGCCTGTCTCTACCACTGATGCCAGTCCTGAGTCCCCTCCCATTCCCCAGACATCTCTGACCACACCACAGGAGTCTTCTGTGGCCTCCAAAGACCAGTCACCCCCACCATCCCCACCCCCATCTTATCAtccacccccaccacccactAAGAAGCCAGAGGTAGTTGGGGAGGCTCTCTCTGCCCCTGAGACTACTGAGGAGCCCCTCCAAGACCCCAGCtggcccccacccccgccacctgCACCTGAGGAGCAGGACCTGTCCATGGCTGACTTTCCCCCACCTGAGGAGGCTTTTTTCTCTCTGGCTGGCACTGAGCCTGCAGGCCCTTCAGAACCCTCAGAGCCTGCCAGCTCCCTGGCCGCTTTGCCCCCCTCAGCCACTATCTCTTCCCAGAGCCAGACTCACGGTACCCCAGAGCCTCCAGCTCCCCCAGCCCCACCTCCTGCTAGCTCTGCCCCAGGGCTTCTGGCCAAGCTTCCTCAGAAGGAACCGGTGGGCTGCAGCAAGAGCAGTGGGGCTTCCAGGGAGGACTCTGGTGCACCCCTGGTCACGCCCTCGCTCCTGCAGATGGTGCGGCTGCGCTCTGTGGGTGTACCCATAGGGGTTCCAACTCCAGCGTTGGGGCCATCGGCCCCCCAGAAGCCACTACGAAGGGCCCTGTCTGGGCGGGCCAGCCCGGggtctgctccctcagggctccaTGCTGCTGTCCGGCTCAAGGCCTCTAGTCTGGCTGCCAGTGAGGGCCTCGTAGGTACCCAGCCCAGTGGACCACCTGAAGCTGAGCCACGGCCTCCCCAGTCCCCTGCCTCTACAGCCAGCTTCATCTTCTCCAAGGGCACTAAGAAGCTGCAGCTGGAGAGGCCTGTGTCACCTGAGACCCAGGCTGACCTCCAGCGGAATCTGGTAGCCGAACTTCGGAGCATCTCGGAGCAGCGGCCGTCCCAGACCTCAAAGAAGCCACCTAAGGCTCCCCCTCCTGTGGCCCGCAAGCCCTCTGTGGGAGTTGCCCCACCCGCCTCCCCTAGCTTTCCTAGGGCCGAGCCCCTTAGTGCTCCTCCCACCAATGGGTTCCTTCATGCTGAGAACAGGACTAAAGGGGAGCTGGCAGAGAATGGAGGCCTTGTGCAGCTGGTGGGCCCAGAGGAACGGAAGCAGGGCCTCCCTGGCTCAG ACCCACAGAAGGAGCTGGTTTGA
- the NHSL3 gene encoding NHS-like protein 3 isoform X3 — translation MVVFLGRHLPALLGLFKKKGSAKAESDKRLSAGPGQGPGSVVDEHQDNVFFPSGRPPHLEELHTQAQEGLRSLQHQEKQKLNKAGWDHGDTQSIQSSRTGPDEDSVSFCSQTTSYTAESSTAEDALSIRSEMIQRKGSTFRPHDSFPKSSGKAGRRRRERRSTVLGLPQHVQKELGLQNKHEGPGTPRPPGPRDAVRIPTVDGRSAGLASGTGVRVSLQALEVEADTSAEAEAMLQHHIDRVYRDDTFIGRSTGARAPPLNRPMSLAVPGLTGGAGPPEPLSPAMSISPQATYLSKLIPHAVLPPTVDVVALGRCSLRTLSRCSLLSASPASIRSLGRFSSASSPRPRSRHPSSSSDTWSHSQSSETIVSDGSTLSSKGGSEGRPEGSVASTSVTAPPQGGSGRGSPSGGSTAEASDTGSIRSSGQLSGRSVSLRKLKRPPLPPRRTYSLHQRGSAAPDGPLGLPPKPERKQQPQLPRPPTTGGSEGVGAAPCPPSSAGSWVPGLSPGGSRRPPRSPERTLSPSSGYSSQSGTPTLPPKGLTGAPASPGKAQPPKPERVTSLRSPGVSVSSSLTSLCSSSSDPVPSDRSSSQMVTTLGDRFVIPPHPKVTAPFSPPPSKPKSPNQAASILAPGPVSTTDASPESPPIPQTSLTTPQESSVASKDQSPPPSPPPSYHPPPPPTKKPEVVGEALSAPETTEEPLQDPSWPPPPPPAPEEQDLSMADFPPPEEAFFSLAGTEPAGPSEPSEPASSLAALPPSATISSQSQTHGTPEPPAPPAPPPASSAPGLLAKLPQKEPVGCSKSSGASREDSGAPLVTPSLLQMVRLRSVGVPIGVPTPALGPSAPQKPLRRALSGRASPGSAPSGLHAAVRLKASSLAASEGLVGTQPSGPPEAEPRPPQSPASTASFIFSKGTKKLQLERPVSPETQADLQRNLVAELRSISEQRPSQTSKKPPKAPPPVARKPSVGVAPPASPSFPRAEPLSAPPTNGFLHAENRTKGELAENGGLVQLVGPEERKQGLPGSGTVGSGGVWVPLLQMGNKYLKAHHLGICFLDL, via the exons ATGGTGGTATTCCTGGGCCGCCACCTCCCGGCGCTTCTTGGGCTCTTTAAGAAGAAGG GCTCTGCCAAGGCTGAGAGTGACAAACGTCTAAGTGCAGGGCCCGGCCAGGGGCCAGGGTCTGTCGTGGATGAGCACCAGGACAATGTCTTCTTCCCCAGTGGGCGACCACCTCACCTGGAGGAGCTGCATACGCAGGCCCAGGAGGGGCTCCGTTCCCTACAGCACCAAG aaaaacagaagctgAACAAGGCTGGCTGGGACCATGGAGATACCCAGAGCATTCAG TCCTCCCGGACGGGGCCAGATGAAGACAGCGTCTCCTTCTGCAGCCAGACCACATCCTACACGGCTGAGAGCTCCACAGCAGAGGACGCACTCTCCATCCGCTCAGAGATGATCCAGCGCAAAG GCTCCACCTTCCGACCCCATGACTCATTTCCCAAATCATCCGGAAaggcagggcggcggcggcgagaGCGGCGGAGCACCGTGCTGGGATTGCCACAGCATGTGCAGAAGGAACTTG GCCTGCAGAACAAACATGAGGGACCAGGTACTCCTCGGCCTCCTGGCCCCCGGGATGCTGTACGCATCCCCACAGTGGATGGCCGCTCGGCAGGCCTGGCCTCAGGGACGGGGGTCCGGGTGTCCCTGCAGGCGCTGGAGGTGGAGGCAGACACCAGTGCCGAGGCAGAGGCCATGCTGCAGCACCACATTGACCGTGTCTACCGGGATGATACCTTCATTGGCCGGTCCACGGGGGCCCGGGCCCCGCCACTGAACCGGCCCATGTCCCTGGCAGTGCCTGGGCTGACAGGAGGGGCGGGGCCTCCAGAGCCCCTAAGCCCAGCCATGTCCATCTCGCCCCAGGCCACCTACCTATCGAAGCTGATCCCACACGCAGTGTTGCCACCCACAGTGGATGTGGTGGCCCTGGGCCGCTGCAGCCTGCGCACACTGAGCCGCTGCAGCCTGCTCTCGGCCAGCCCAGCCTCCATCCGCTCGCTGGGCCGCTTCTCCTCAGCCTCGAGTCCACGGCCCCGCAGCCGCCACCCGTCCTCCTCCAGTGACACCTGGAGCCACTCTCAGTCCTCTGAGACCATTGTGTCTGATGGCTCCACTCTTTCCTCTAAGGGTGGCTCTGAGGGCCGGCCAGAGGGCTCTGTGGCTAGTACTAGTGTGACAGCCCCTCCCCAGGGGGGCAGTGGGAGGGGTTCTCCCAGTGGGGGCAGCACTGCTGAGGCCTCAGACACAGGCAGCATTCGGAGCAGTGGGCAGTTGTCTGGCCGGAGCGTGTCCCTGCGTAAGCTGAAGCGGCCCCCTCTACCCCCCCGCCGGACCTACTCACTCCATCAGCGGGGCTCAGCAGCCCCTGATGGGCCCTTGGGGTTGCCGCCCAAGCCTGAGAGGAAGCAGCAGCCACAGCTGCCTCGGCCTCCCACCACTGGTGGCTCAGAAGGGGTGGGGGCGGCACCCTGTCCACCCAGCTCAGCAGGCAGCTGGGTGCCTGGCTTATCTCCGGGTGGCTCCCGGCGTCCCCCACGCTCCCCAGAACGGACACTGTCACCCTCCAGTGGCTATTCAAGCCAAAGTGGTACCCCTACCCTTCCTCCCAAGGGTCTGACAGGTGCCCCCGCTTCCCCAGGCAAGGCCCAGCCCCCTAAGCCAGAGCGGGTCACTTCCCTGCGATCTCCTGGGGTCTCCGTCTCCTCCTCCCTCACTTCTTTGTGTTCCTCCTCCTCCGACCCAGTCCCCTCAGACCGATCTAGTTCACAGATGGTGACCACCCTGGGTGACAGGTTCGTCATACCTCCTCACCCCAAGGTGACTgcccccttctccccacccccctcTAAGCCCAAGAGCCCTAACCAGGCTGCTTCCATTCTGGCTCCTGGGCCTGTCTCTACCACTGATGCCAGTCCTGAGTCCCCTCCCATTCCCCAGACATCTCTGACCACACCACAGGAGTCTTCTGTGGCCTCCAAAGACCAGTCACCCCCACCATCCCCACCCCCATCTTATCAtccacccccaccacccactAAGAAGCCAGAGGTAGTTGGGGAGGCTCTCTCTGCCCCTGAGACTACTGAGGAGCCCCTCCAAGACCCCAGCtggcccccacccccgccacctgCACCTGAGGAGCAGGACCTGTCCATGGCTGACTTTCCCCCACCTGAGGAGGCTTTTTTCTCTCTGGCTGGCACTGAGCCTGCAGGCCCTTCAGAACCCTCAGAGCCTGCCAGCTCCCTGGCCGCTTTGCCCCCCTCAGCCACTATCTCTTCCCAGAGCCAGACTCACGGTACCCCAGAGCCTCCAGCTCCCCCAGCCCCACCTCCTGCTAGCTCTGCCCCAGGGCTTCTGGCCAAGCTTCCTCAGAAGGAACCGGTGGGCTGCAGCAAGAGCAGTGGGGCTTCCAGGGAGGACTCTGGTGCACCCCTGGTCACGCCCTCGCTCCTGCAGATGGTGCGGCTGCGCTCTGTGGGTGTACCCATAGGGGTTCCAACTCCAGCGTTGGGGCCATCGGCCCCCCAGAAGCCACTACGAAGGGCCCTGTCTGGGCGGGCCAGCCCGGggtctgctccctcagggctccaTGCTGCTGTCCGGCTCAAGGCCTCTAGTCTGGCTGCCAGTGAGGGCCTCGTAGGTACCCAGCCCAGTGGACCACCTGAAGCTGAGCCACGGCCTCCCCAGTCCCCTGCCTCTACAGCCAGCTTCATCTTCTCCAAGGGCACTAAGAAGCTGCAGCTGGAGAGGCCTGTGTCACCTGAGACCCAGGCTGACCTCCAGCGGAATCTGGTAGCCGAACTTCGGAGCATCTCGGAGCAGCGGCCGTCCCAGACCTCAAAGAAGCCACCTAAGGCTCCCCCTCCTGTGGCCCGCAAGCCCTCTGTGGGAGTTGCCCCACCCGCCTCCCCTAGCTTTCCTAGGGCCGAGCCCCTTAGTGCTCCTCCCACCAATGGGTTCCTTCATGCTGAGAACAGGACTAAAGGGGAGCTGGCAGAGAATGGAGGCCTTGTGCAGCTGGTGGGCCCAGAGGAACGGAAGCAGGGCCTCCCTGGCTCAGGTACAGTGGGCAGTGGTGGGGTGTGGGTCCCCTTACTGCAGATGGGAAATAAGTATCTGAAGGCCCACCATTTAGGGATTTGCTTCTTGGATCTTTAA
- the NHSL3 gene encoding NHS-like protein 3 isoform X1: MAARAPPAAPAAEEPGGPDGPLRRKKSRSGPSGLRRAFSWLRGKKRKKKAAGAEGAEPAAPRAKKADDKAKKTKGKGRGSAKAESDKRLSAGPGQGPGSVVDEHQDNVFFPSGRPPHLEELHTQAQEGLRSLQHQEKQKLNKAGWDHGDTQSIQSSRTGPDEDSVSFCSQTTSYTAESSTAEDALSIRSEMIQRKGSTFRPHDSFPKSSGKAGRRRRERRSTVLGLPQHVQKELGLQNKHEGPGTPRPPGPRDAVRIPTVDGRSAGLASGTGVRVSLQALEVEADTSAEAEAMLQHHIDRVYRDDTFIGRSTGARAPPLNRPMSLAVPGLTGGAGPPEPLSPAMSISPQATYLSKLIPHAVLPPTVDVVALGRCSLRTLSRCSLLSASPASIRSLGRFSSASSPRPRSRHPSSSSDTWSHSQSSETIVSDGSTLSSKGGSEGRPEGSVASTSVTAPPQGGSGRGSPSGGSTAEASDTGSIRSSGQLSGRSVSLRKLKRPPLPPRRTYSLHQRGSAAPDGPLGLPPKPERKQQPQLPRPPTTGGSEGVGAAPCPPSSAGSWVPGLSPGGSRRPPRSPERTLSPSSGYSSQSGTPTLPPKGLTGAPASPGKAQPPKPERVTSLRSPGVSVSSSLTSLCSSSSDPVPSDRSSSQMVTTLGDRFVIPPHPKVTAPFSPPPSKPKSPNQAASILAPGPVSTTDASPESPPIPQTSLTTPQESSVASKDQSPPPSPPPSYHPPPPPTKKPEVVGEALSAPETTEEPLQDPSWPPPPPPAPEEQDLSMADFPPPEEAFFSLAGTEPAGPSEPSEPASSLAALPPSATISSQSQTHGTPEPPAPPAPPPASSAPGLLAKLPQKEPVGCSKSSGASREDSGAPLVTPSLLQMVRLRSVGVPIGVPTPALGPSAPQKPLRRALSGRASPGSAPSGLHAAVRLKASSLAASEGLVGTQPSGPPEAEPRPPQSPASTASFIFSKGTKKLQLERPVSPETQADLQRNLVAELRSISEQRPSQTSKKPPKAPPPVARKPSVGVAPPASPSFPRAEPLSAPPTNGFLHAENRTKGELAENGGLVQLVGPEERKQGLPGSGTVGSGGVWVPLLQMGNKYLKAHHLGICFLDL, translated from the exons GCTCTGCCAAGGCTGAGAGTGACAAACGTCTAAGTGCAGGGCCCGGCCAGGGGCCAGGGTCTGTCGTGGATGAGCACCAGGACAATGTCTTCTTCCCCAGTGGGCGACCACCTCACCTGGAGGAGCTGCATACGCAGGCCCAGGAGGGGCTCCGTTCCCTACAGCACCAAG aaaaacagaagctgAACAAGGCTGGCTGGGACCATGGAGATACCCAGAGCATTCAG TCCTCCCGGACGGGGCCAGATGAAGACAGCGTCTCCTTCTGCAGCCAGACCACATCCTACACGGCTGAGAGCTCCACAGCAGAGGACGCACTCTCCATCCGCTCAGAGATGATCCAGCGCAAAG GCTCCACCTTCCGACCCCATGACTCATTTCCCAAATCATCCGGAAaggcagggcggcggcggcgagaGCGGCGGAGCACCGTGCTGGGATTGCCACAGCATGTGCAGAAGGAACTTG GCCTGCAGAACAAACATGAGGGACCAGGTACTCCTCGGCCTCCTGGCCCCCGGGATGCTGTACGCATCCCCACAGTGGATGGCCGCTCGGCAGGCCTGGCCTCAGGGACGGGGGTCCGGGTGTCCCTGCAGGCGCTGGAGGTGGAGGCAGACACCAGTGCCGAGGCAGAGGCCATGCTGCAGCACCACATTGACCGTGTCTACCGGGATGATACCTTCATTGGCCGGTCCACGGGGGCCCGGGCCCCGCCACTGAACCGGCCCATGTCCCTGGCAGTGCCTGGGCTGACAGGAGGGGCGGGGCCTCCAGAGCCCCTAAGCCCAGCCATGTCCATCTCGCCCCAGGCCACCTACCTATCGAAGCTGATCCCACACGCAGTGTTGCCACCCACAGTGGATGTGGTGGCCCTGGGCCGCTGCAGCCTGCGCACACTGAGCCGCTGCAGCCTGCTCTCGGCCAGCCCAGCCTCCATCCGCTCGCTGGGCCGCTTCTCCTCAGCCTCGAGTCCACGGCCCCGCAGCCGCCACCCGTCCTCCTCCAGTGACACCTGGAGCCACTCTCAGTCCTCTGAGACCATTGTGTCTGATGGCTCCACTCTTTCCTCTAAGGGTGGCTCTGAGGGCCGGCCAGAGGGCTCTGTGGCTAGTACTAGTGTGACAGCCCCTCCCCAGGGGGGCAGTGGGAGGGGTTCTCCCAGTGGGGGCAGCACTGCTGAGGCCTCAGACACAGGCAGCATTCGGAGCAGTGGGCAGTTGTCTGGCCGGAGCGTGTCCCTGCGTAAGCTGAAGCGGCCCCCTCTACCCCCCCGCCGGACCTACTCACTCCATCAGCGGGGCTCAGCAGCCCCTGATGGGCCCTTGGGGTTGCCGCCCAAGCCTGAGAGGAAGCAGCAGCCACAGCTGCCTCGGCCTCCCACCACTGGTGGCTCAGAAGGGGTGGGGGCGGCACCCTGTCCACCCAGCTCAGCAGGCAGCTGGGTGCCTGGCTTATCTCCGGGTGGCTCCCGGCGTCCCCCACGCTCCCCAGAACGGACACTGTCACCCTCCAGTGGCTATTCAAGCCAAAGTGGTACCCCTACCCTTCCTCCCAAGGGTCTGACAGGTGCCCCCGCTTCCCCAGGCAAGGCCCAGCCCCCTAAGCCAGAGCGGGTCACTTCCCTGCGATCTCCTGGGGTCTCCGTCTCCTCCTCCCTCACTTCTTTGTGTTCCTCCTCCTCCGACCCAGTCCCCTCAGACCGATCTAGTTCACAGATGGTGACCACCCTGGGTGACAGGTTCGTCATACCTCCTCACCCCAAGGTGACTgcccccttctccccacccccctcTAAGCCCAAGAGCCCTAACCAGGCTGCTTCCATTCTGGCTCCTGGGCCTGTCTCTACCACTGATGCCAGTCCTGAGTCCCCTCCCATTCCCCAGACATCTCTGACCACACCACAGGAGTCTTCTGTGGCCTCCAAAGACCAGTCACCCCCACCATCCCCACCCCCATCTTATCAtccacccccaccacccactAAGAAGCCAGAGGTAGTTGGGGAGGCTCTCTCTGCCCCTGAGACTACTGAGGAGCCCCTCCAAGACCCCAGCtggcccccacccccgccacctgCACCTGAGGAGCAGGACCTGTCCATGGCTGACTTTCCCCCACCTGAGGAGGCTTTTTTCTCTCTGGCTGGCACTGAGCCTGCAGGCCCTTCAGAACCCTCAGAGCCTGCCAGCTCCCTGGCCGCTTTGCCCCCCTCAGCCACTATCTCTTCCCAGAGCCAGACTCACGGTACCCCAGAGCCTCCAGCTCCCCCAGCCCCACCTCCTGCTAGCTCTGCCCCAGGGCTTCTGGCCAAGCTTCCTCAGAAGGAACCGGTGGGCTGCAGCAAGAGCAGTGGGGCTTCCAGGGAGGACTCTGGTGCACCCCTGGTCACGCCCTCGCTCCTGCAGATGGTGCGGCTGCGCTCTGTGGGTGTACCCATAGGGGTTCCAACTCCAGCGTTGGGGCCATCGGCCCCCCAGAAGCCACTACGAAGGGCCCTGTCTGGGCGGGCCAGCCCGGggtctgctccctcagggctccaTGCTGCTGTCCGGCTCAAGGCCTCTAGTCTGGCTGCCAGTGAGGGCCTCGTAGGTACCCAGCCCAGTGGACCACCTGAAGCTGAGCCACGGCCTCCCCAGTCCCCTGCCTCTACAGCCAGCTTCATCTTCTCCAAGGGCACTAAGAAGCTGCAGCTGGAGAGGCCTGTGTCACCTGAGACCCAGGCTGACCTCCAGCGGAATCTGGTAGCCGAACTTCGGAGCATCTCGGAGCAGCGGCCGTCCCAGACCTCAAAGAAGCCACCTAAGGCTCCCCCTCCTGTGGCCCGCAAGCCCTCTGTGGGAGTTGCCCCACCCGCCTCCCCTAGCTTTCCTAGGGCCGAGCCCCTTAGTGCTCCTCCCACCAATGGGTTCCTTCATGCTGAGAACAGGACTAAAGGGGAGCTGGCAGAGAATGGAGGCCTTGTGCAGCTGGTGGGCCCAGAGGAACGGAAGCAGGGCCTCCCTGGCTCAGGTACAGTGGGCAGTGGTGGGGTGTGGGTCCCCTTACTGCAGATGGGAAATAAGTATCTGAAGGCCCACCATTTAGGGATTTGCTTCTTGGATCTTTAA